In Anomaloglossus baeobatrachus isolate aAnoBae1 chromosome 2, aAnoBae1.hap1, whole genome shotgun sequence, the DNA window TGGAGTGATGTGACGCGTTCATGTGCATCACGTCTTCTGCAGaagcaacccccccccccaacccgTTAATTATAAAGCTGTGGATCAATTCTTCCATAGTGTAAAGAATGGAGTGTCCGTCCTCCATGACACCAGTGGGCAGAGGTTTTTCTTCTCTATAGGGCCACATTTATTCCTACAATGACATCACAGACAACATTTTATAGAAAAATTCAGTGTATTTAATATCCTTGGTCAGAAGCAATTACTGCATTTTATAGAAGGCAAAGTACAAAAGAAGGAAACCCAATATGAGAGCAAAGCGTTATCCGGGAGGGAACAGGCTTAATGGAAGTGGACGATTTCATCCCCCTTAGACTTCCCGACCTGGGTGGCCGAGAGGCTCAGCTTCTGCCCCGCGTGCGGCAGGGTCTCGTACACACACAGGTGGATGTACTCCTCATCTCCGACCTGGACCTGAAAACAAACAGAAGAGGGTGCAGAAGTTATAAACCAGAGGACCAGTGTCACTACAAGGGAGTCTCACCACTAGAATTTAAACTGAATATTTTACCCTCAAGCATCAGTGGTGGATCCTTTCACAAGGAATATATCCACAGCTGTACATCATGGCTGTAAACCCATCACCAAGTTATATTGTTCATGGGGGGACCGCAATGGGGTCAAGTGTGACCCCAACTACAGTAGAGTTTGGTCTGCAGGAGATGTACCTTCATGTACCACTCCACTTCATTACAGAATGCCATTCCCAATGGATGATTGAGTAGTTTCCACCAATTGTTACCATGGTAACAAGACCAACAAATTCCTTGATAGCTCAGTAAATGTATAGAATAGGGAAACAGTTTTGAATAAGATTCTTTCAACCAGAATATCCAGAAGCTTCTGAGACTGAGCAGGATACAATCGTTTTGCTATTTTTTAAAATCTCTGAAGACTCCAGTGACTTGTGAGGGAGGTACTAATCATTAACTGACCTGAGCAGGGCAAGTATGCTCCCTGAAATGGGGTGGGGAGGGTCAAATATGGACCCAAATGTGACTCCTGGTACAATATGCTATATGTCCATTGGAGATTCGAGTCAAGAAATAAGCTCCAGAGTCCACGTGGCTGGTACCTGTGATCAGGACATGCAGTATCCAGGAAGAAGGCACATTTTTAATAAGGGTATATGTAAAGTAGTGCGAGTATTAATATGCTCCCCTGCCGCAGCTTCTCCAGGATCCAGCGCCGTTCAgttcctcagtgacgtcaccgctctgggtCACTACGCTGTGACCCGGAAGACACTTTACAATGAAGCCTATAAAGGCTCAGAACGCAGCTCCATAGACTTCCATAGTAAGACATCCGCTCACACAGCGAGCAGATAGCTGCAATTGCTGGTGACGTTACTGAGAAGAGGAGGCGCAGCGCTGGACCGCAGCAGTGGAAGACGGGCACAGTATTAGAGGGAAGCTTCTAGACCGGTCTGCAGCTACATTTGGGGGCTGCTCATGGTCACTCCACTCTGATATCAGACACAGCATATACAGACTCCACACTAGAGAGGAGCTGACCGCTGCAGCTGATCTGTACAGACTGCTGCAGATCGGACACCAGAAGACCCCGGCCCCTCCGGGCTGAGCCTAGTGAGGAGCAGGGGCACATTATTGTACTTGCAACATTGTATCAAATTATTATTCTTTAGTGTTTCCAAGTGTCtgcgcactacaactcccagcatgctccagtCTCACCTTAACGAAGTAGTTGGTCCCAGCGACCACCTGTGTTTTGAACGCGACGGCCACAAAGGTGGGGTATTCTTCTTGCCGGTGTTTATCTTCCACCTCGGCCTTCACCTGCAGGAGAGAAGACGCTGCGGTCAGATGTTCAGTGTccccctccccctgtacacacCCTGCAGGCGGGTGCACAGATTTCTGCAATCCTCAAACCCCGTGATCAGAGTCCTGCTGACACAAAACTGAGAAACAGGAACTTGGGCCCCAATCACATGACCACAATGCATCAGGAGGGGGTGAGTCAGCGGGAGAGGTGCAGAGTAGACCGATGACCAGTTCCTCATCGCACCCCTCCCCCCCGGGATCTCTGGAAACTTCTATACCTTTAATATACAGTGCAGGAGTTGAGCAGATACTCGTGCTGCGCAGGGGCTGCATCATCTGCTCCTCAGGGGCGGGGCTCACTCTTGTAGGCACCACCTCTAAGAAGAGACAGTAGGTGTCAGAGACCCCAGCTACAGGAGAGAGCACCCCCGCTCATCAGCTTTCAGACATGAATCCTACATAATGGCCACAGGTGGGAGAGAAACAGCCAAGGGGGCGGCACCATGTCCGCATCACACAGTGGTCATCCACAGCACTGGCCCTATAAGGCTAGGCACCAGGGACCCCGCACACAGGAGGATCTGCACCATGATTACCCTAATGGGATCAGCTTAGAAGACCCCCCCAGTCTTTAGTCCTGATGACTCTCTCACAGCTGAGgatctctgttacattgtatccgacCTCTGAGCTGCACTGTCAGCCCATACAATGGCGGGATacaactgtaacagaccctcagctcagCACAGGCCACTATTCACGGACAGCAGAGGGTGAAAATAAGCTGCAGGTGACGTCACCAGCCAATACCACAGCTCTCTCAGCTCCCCTGTCTGTACAGCGCCCTCGCCTGCGCCCCGCTCtccccctgtgtgtacagcgccctcacctggttgcacagctcctgcacctccccctgtgtgtacagcgccccTCACCTGGTTGCACAACACCTGCACCTTCCCCCTGTGTGTACAGCACCCTCACCTGCCCCTCAGCTCtccccctgtgtgtacagcgccctctacctggttgcacagctcctgcacctccgctctccccgtgtgtacagcgccctcacctggttgcacagcttctgcacctccgctctcccccTGTGTGTACAGagccctcacctggttgcacagctcctgcacctccactcccccctgtgtgtacagagccctcacctggttgcacagctcctgcaccgCCGCTCtccccctgtgtgtacagcgccctcacctggttgcacagctcctgcacctccgctctccccctgtgtgtacagcgcgcctcacctggttgcacagctcctgcacctccgctctcccccttgtgtacagcgccctcacctggttgcacagctcctgcacctcccccctgtgtgtacagcgccctcacctggttgcacagctcctgcacccccaccctgtgtg includes these proteins:
- the LOC142280984 gene encoding cystatin-B-like, encoding MSLCGGLGSSKEATAEVQELCNQVKAEVEDKHRQEEYPTFVAVAFKTQVVAGTNYFVKVQVGDEEYIHLCVYETLPHAGQKLSLSATQVGKSKGDEIVHFH